Proteins encoded within one genomic window of Psilocybe cubensis strain MGC-MH-2018 chromosome 2, whole genome shotgun sequence:
- a CDS encoding Endolysin, protein MSFKAMMSPWRGPHPSLAPVTLKGPSVPSTPVRAISLSTRNNVEITQPFLKRSVFARQDDDFDDSGADDGEDDSGDDDGFDDGSNDDEDDGEDDSGDDSLDQSGGDDGFDDGDNSGEDAGLDDGTDNGDDNDTGLDTTDDGDDSSDSLDSGDGGADNGDDGTGDADNGLDETDGLDGTDDGTDGADDGTDDTDDGSDTATDGSDAEDDGTDDTADTTDGTDDTTDAGDLTGASNSTDTSDATGSTDDSTDSDDSTDDSSATNSTSTATPSAAASNTQSTAAAAPPASNANSDANANANCAAGATAPNAATISLIKQFEGFVPSPKPDPIGLPTAGFGHKCVKANCAEVPFSFPLSQDTATQLLESDASKFVNCLHGLIGKNVVLNDNQFGALTSFAFNLGCGTVQTSTLLKRLNNGEDPNTVAAAEIPRFNKAGGKVSSGLARRRAAEVSLFQTPSGTTAHPLC, encoded by the exons ATGTCCTTCAAAGCCATGATG TCACCCTGGCGCGGGCCGCACCCGTCCTTAGCCCCTGTAACACTGAAAGGGCCCTCGGTACCGTCGACTCCTGTACGTGCAA TCTCATTAAGCACACGAAACAACGTCGAAATCACACAACCCTTCCTCAAACGAAGCGTCTTCGCGCGACAAGACGATGACTTTGATGATTCAGGGGCTGACGACGGTGAGGATGACTCTGGGGATGATGATGGCTTCGACGACGGTTccaatgacgacgaagatgacggCGAGGATGACTCTGGAGACGATAGCCTAGACCAGTCAGGCGGTGATGACGGCTTCGACGACGGAGACAATTCCGGAGAAGATGCTGGTCTCGACGATGGCACAGACAATGGCGACGATAACGATACCGGTCTTGATACCACTGACGATGGCGACGACAGCTCAGATAGCCTTGACAGTGGGGACGGCGGCGCAGACAACGGCGACGATGGCACAGGCGATGCCGATAATGGACTCGACGAAACTGATGGCCTGGACGGTACAGATGACGGAACCGATGGTGCAGATGATGGTACAGACGACACAGACGATGGCTCAGATACGGCTACAGACGGCTCTGACGCAGAGGACGATGGAACCGACGATACAGCTGATACGACCGACGGGACTGATGATACCACTGACGCTGGCGACCTCACCGGGGCGAGCAACAGCACAGATACCAGTGATGCGACTGGTTCCACTGATGATTCGACAGACTCCGACGATTCCACAGATGACAGCAGCGCTACCAACTCTACAAGCACTGCTACACCCAGCGCCGCTGCGTCCAACACCCAGTCTACAGCCGCTGCAGCACCACCCGCATCCAATGCCAACTCCGACGCAAATGCCAATGCCAACTGTGCAGCAGGCGCTACCGCCCCCAACGCTGCCACCATCTCTCTAATCAAACAATTTGAAGGCTTCGTCCCCAGCCCGAAACCAGACCCAATTGGCCTTCCAACTGCAGGATTCGGACACAAATGTGTCAAAGCCAACTGTGCCGAAGTACCATTTTCCTTCCCGCTTAGCCAGGATACCGCTACGCAACTTCTTGAATCCGACGCATCCAAGTTCGTAAACTGCCTTCACGGTCTTATCGGCAAGAACGTCGTTCTCAATGACAACCAATTCGGCGCATTGACAAGCTTCGCATTCAACCTCGGCTGCGGAACTGTTCAAACCTCTACTTTGTTGAAGAGACTGAACAACGGAGAGGACCCTAACACCGTAGCGGCTGCTGAGATCCCCCGGTTTAACAAAGCGGGAGGAAAAGTTTCCTCAGGTCTTGCCAGACGACGCGCTGCTGAGGTTTCACTATTCCAGACACCTTCTGGTACAACAGCTCATCCTCTTTGCTGA
- a CDS encoding Aspyridones efflux protein apdF → MSMPKPVPLPSSVSTPAPIRASWTAVLKDARNDWPYILVLCQGFIMCLGTFVPPTYLQLYAETHGTSKQASFYALAVLNFSGVFGRIVPNYLADKFGALGFAMLGAGTPQGVFPFAIFYGFFFGGTNGMYLPLINSLSTGSADHLKRCGISLIPPAVAALIGLPITGAILGPDFIWWRGILFASMSMLIATILVIIAKILFDRRNAAAKQSEKLTNSPNPILHIKDEVQ, encoded by the exons ATGTCCATGCCGAAACCCGTCCCATTGCCCTCTTCTGTCTCAACTCCTGCGCCTATTCGCGCCAGCTGGACAGCCGTTCTCAAAGATGCACGGAATGATTGGCCGTATATTTTAGTATTATGCCAGGGATTCATCATGTGTCTTGGGACCTTCGTACCGCCGACCTACCTCCAGCTCTATGCGGAAACACACGGAACATCTAAACAAGCGTCTTTCTATGCCCTTGCGGTGTTGAACTTCTCAGGTGTCTTCGGGCGAATTGTTCCTAACTATCTGGCAGATAAATTTG GCGCCCTTGGTTTTGCCATGCTCGGCGCTGGAACTCCCCAGGGTGTTTTCCCTTTTGCCATTTT TTATGGGTTTTTCTTTGGCGGCA CCAATGGGATGTACCTTCCCCTCATTAATTCACTCAGCACAGGAAGTGCTGATCATCT GAAGCGCTGCGGTATATCTCTCATCCCACCGGCTGTCGCGGCACTCATTGGTTTGCCAATCACTGGAGCTATACTGGGACCTGATTTCATATGGTGGAGAGGAATATTATTCGCGTCG ATGTCCATGCTCATTGCAACTATATTGGTCATCATTGCGAAGATTCTGTTTGATAGAAGGAATGCCGCAGCGAAGCAGAGCGAAAAGCTGACCAACTCTCCGAATCCGATTCTGCATATTAAGGATGAAGTTCAATAG
- a CDS encoding Mitochondrial oxaloacetate transport protein codes for MASSSGPKPLSTPEAFVLGGLAACCAVTVSNPAEVAKTRLQLQGELVKDNSKRVYKNTLDVLVKTTRNEGIRGVQRGLAPAYVYQILVNGARLGFYEPFRQTTNSFIGLSPTEQNTATSVLAGATSGAVGAALGNPLFLIKSRMQAYSPSLPVGTQRQYRNSFHALSSVVREEGLRGLLRGTNAAVLRTAMGSSVQVPSYMWTKRQLVNRGILPAESFWTYLISSSVSGLFVLAIMQPTDTVLTRMYNQPTKTLPNGKIVGSLYRNPIDALWKIAKIEGVLGWYKGTAAHFLRITPHTSVISFSFPRIP; via the exons ATGGCTTCGTCTTCCGGTCCCAAGCCTTTATCTACGCCAGAGGCCTTTGTTTTGGGCGGCCTTGCTGCATGTTGTGCT GTAACTGTATCGAATCCGGCAGAGGTAGCGAAGACGCGCCTCCAATTGCAAGGAGAGTTGGTGAAAGACAATTCTAAGAGAGTATACAAGAACACTCTCGATGTTCTGGTCAAGACGACCCGAAACGAAGGTATCCGAGGCGTACAGAGGGGACTGGCACCAGCC TACGTGTACCAG ATCCTTGTAAACGGTGCACGATTAG GTTTCTACGAACCGTTCCGACAAACAACAAACAGTTTTATCGGCTTGTCACCCACGGAACAAAACACTGCAACTTCTGTGCTTGCTGGCGCAACGAGTGGTGCTGTAGGAG CCGCCTTAGGCAACCCCCTATTCTTGATCAAGTCCCGCATGCAAGCGTACTCTCCCAGTCTACCCGTGGGCACCCAACGCCAGTATAGAAATTCATTCCATGCACTTTCATCAGTTGTCAGAGAAGAAGGGCTCCGGGGTTTATTACGAGGAACTAATGCAGCTGTCCTAAGGACCGCTATGGGATCATCA GTCCAAGTTCCCTCTTACATGTGGACAAAACGCCAACTCGTAAATAGGGGTATTTTACCCGCAGAAAGCTTTTGGACGTATCTAATCAGCAGCTCTGTCTCTGGACTTTTCGTC CTTGCAATTATGCAACCGACAGACACT GTCCTTACACGGATGTACAACCAACCTACGAAAACATTGCCAAACGGAAAAATCGTGGGCTCTCTTTACCGGAATCCTATAGATGCGCTGTGGAAAATTGCAAAGATCGAAGGTGTCTTGGGCTGGTACAAAG GCACAGCGGCGCATTTCTTGCGTATAACACCACACACGTCCGTtatctccttctctttccctcGCATACCTTGA
- a CDS encoding Acetolactate synthase, mitochondrial has product MLNLTKILGRRLSSRAVSTTAPKYSSSIASCDAMLSRHPVNAAVRYMTLTPPASATSRRVIIPSLVTTHHPHVRGMKTLDFGGTMESVYERGDWPVAKLQRYFEHDTLAVIGYGSQGHGQALNARDHGLNVVVGVREDGVSWKQAQDEGWVPGETLFSIEEAISRGTIIMLLLSDAAQSQLWPQISPLITKGKTLYFSHGFSITYSEDTGVVPPKDIDVILVAPKGTGKSVRLLFKEGRGVNSSIAVYQDVTGNAKEKAIALGVAIGSGYLYETTFQKEVYSDLFGERGILMGALMGIFLAQYKVLRANGHTPSEAFNETVEEATQTLYPLIGEYGMEYMANACSTTARRGALDWAPIFEKTTMPVFERLYESVRNGTETRNALKFNGRSTYREDLAKELREVDEQEIWRVGKVVRSLRPESRR; this is encoded by the exons ATGCTCAACTTGACCAAAATTCTTGGGCGGCGTCTTTCAAGCCGAGCTGTGTCTACAACAGCGCCCAAATATAGTTCTTCGATCGCCTCCTGCGATGCGATGCTTTCACGTCACCCTGTAAATGCAGCTGTGCGGTACATGACATTAACGCCTCCAGCATCAGCTACCTCAAGGAGGGTAATA ATACCCAGCCTTGTGACAACACATCATCCCCATGTCCGGGGAATGAAAACTCTCGATTTCGGTGGAACGATGGAGAGTGTATATGAACGCGGAGATTGGCCAGTTGCGAAGCTTCAGAGATACTTTGAGCATGATACCTTAGCCGTCATTGGATATGGGTCTCAAGGACACGGTCAGGCTCTCAACGCTCGTGATCATGGTCTGAATGTGGTTGTCGGAGTTCGAGAAGACGGAGTGAGCTGGAAACAGGCTCAGGATGAGGGTTGG GTCCCTGGAGAGACGTTGTTCTCAATAGAAGAAGCTATCAGTCGAGGTACAATCATCATGCTTCTGTTATCTGACGCTGCCCAGTCGCAGCTCTGGCCCCAAATTTCACCTCTGATCACAAAGGGAAAAACTCTCTATTTCTCACATGGTTTCTCAATTACCTACAGCGAGGATACTGGCGTTGTGCCACCAAAAGATATCGATGTCATATTGGTTGCCCCTAAGGGCACTGGGAAATCAGTACGATTATTATTCAAAGAAGGGAGAGGAGTCAACTCCAGTATAGCTGTATATCAAGATGTAACTGGAAACGCAAAAGAAAAGGCCATTGCTTTAGGCGTAGCAATCGGTTCTGGATACCTTTATGAAACAACCTTTCAAAAAGAAGTATATTCTGACCTTTTCGGCGAGCGAGGGATT CTGATGGGTGCCTTAATGGGTATTTTCTTGGCCCAATACAAGGTCCTCCGCGCAAATGGACACACCCCTTCCGAGGCATTCAATGAAACTGTCGAAGAAGCTACGCAGACTCTTTACCCCTTGATTGGCGAGTATGG aatggAATACATGGCCAATGCATGTTCGACTACAGCACGACGTGGTGCCCTGGATTGGGCGcctatttttgaaaaaacaaCAATGCCAGTTTTCGAAAGGCTTTACGAAAGTGTCAGGAACGGAACAGAAACCCGTAATGCCCTCAAATTCAACGGCAGGTCAACATACCGTGAGGATCTTGCCAAAGAGCTGCGGGAGGTTGATGAGCAAGAGATTTGGCGTGTTG GAAAAGTTGTCAGGTCTCTACGTCCAGAGAGCCGGAGATAA